The DNA window GGTTGCGCCTTTACTGGCGTTGCATGTGCAGTGTTTACATGCTGCGTGAGGGGCGTTGTTCTTGCAGTATCATCACATAGTTCATGGATTCCTTCAGGCCCTTTTGATTTCAAGGTATTTTGCCTTTTAATTTGAAAGGGATTTGCTTAAAAATCTATTCTTGATGTGCATTGCTTCCTACTTtgaagatattttttttgtatcaTGTGAACGAACGTGACGATCTATTGCTTTTTCTTTAATCTCTGCGTGTGTTTGATTTGTATATACAGTGGTATTGCAAAATCTGGGGCTTTGTCAATTTGGCTGGAGTCGAATTTCTTGTGAGGGAGTGTGAATTTTGCAATGATGAGGGGAGCTGTTTTTGTAGCCATTGCTGCCGCCATTGGTAACTTCTTGCAAGGATGGGACAATGCTACTATTGCAGGTGCGTTTGATTTTCATTAATTTGATGTTGAAGAAGAAGCTTAAATTCTTGATCTTGAATCTAGCATTGCTGTGGCATGAGATGTTTTAAAAATGCAAATTCTTTTTCAGGATCTGTGCTTTACATCAAGAGGGAGTTTCATTTACAGACACAGCCTACGATAGAAGGGCTTATCGTTGCAACATCTCTGATTGGGGCAACGGTCATCACTACATTCTCCGGGCCAGTGGCTGACTGGCTCGGACGTCGTCCAATGCTGATAATCTCATCTGTTCTCTATTTTCTTAGTGGACTGGTCATGTTCTGGGCTCCCAATGTGTACATGCTCCTTCTGGCAAGGCTCTTGGATGGTTTTGGGATTGGTCTCGCTGTCACTCTCGTTCCCGTCTACATATCCGAGACAGCCCCACCAGAAATAAGGGGGTTTCTGAATACCCTCCCTCAGTTTACTGGCTCTGCTGGGATGTTTTTGTCATACTGCATGGTCTTTTCGATGTCGTTGAAGGATTTACCTAGTTGGAGAATGATGCTCGGGGTTCTTTCTATTCCTTCACTGTTTTATTTTGCCTTGTCATTGTTTTACCTGCCTGAATCCCCAAGATGGCTAGTAAGTAAAGGGAGGATGAAAGAGGCCAAGAAAGTTCTGCAAGGCCTACGTGGACGAGAAGATGTCTCAGGTAAATTGCTCTTCAATCATACTGTATAGTTAAGTATGTTTATTTCTCAGATTTACTCTTACTGAATTTATGATTTGTAATGAGTTCTGAATTCTGATGATAGGAATTGAAGCTAAATGATCAAATCTTGTATGAGCTTCGAATGGTGTCGAATTCAAATCTATTTGAACTAATCTGGTATAGAGATTGTTAAGGTGGACCTTATCTCTAACTCCTGATGTTTAAGTTAGATGGATTTATGAGATGAATATGGTCCGATGCGGAACATACAGATAAAAGTAGATGCTAGAAGTCGAGTGTCTAATTTACTACTTGTGCGGTTAATGAGTGCTTATAGCTATTTTGTGTACAAGACTCTTGTGGTTGCTCGATGTAGCATTTTCTGGACATTCGAATAATAAGTATGCTCTGATTATCAAACCTTGTTTTTTGATTTTTCTTGTTTAAGTATGTAATTCTTCTATTGCTCTCTTGTCAACAGGTGAAATGGCTTTATTACTCGAGGGTTTAGATGTCGGAGGTGATACAGCCATCGAGGAATATGTCATCAGTCCCGACAACGATCTTGCTGGCCACCAAGATAATGAAGTGGAGAAAGATCGTATCAAATTATATGGCGCTGAAGAGGGTCAATCCTGGATCGCCAAACCCATTGCTGGACAGAGCACTCTGGGTATGGTTTCCCGTCAAGGGAGTCTGACTAACCGGAGTTTGCTTATGGATCCGATGGTCACTCTCTTCGGAAGTGTTCACGAGAAGGTCCCAGAGATGGGAATGGGAAGCATGAGAAGCATGCTCTTCTCGAATTTCGGCAGTATGTTTAACGTAAACCCAGAGAATCAAGTTAAACACGAGCACTGGAATGACGAAACCTTGGAAAGGGATGAGGAAAATGCTGGATCCGATCATTCCGGGAACTATTCTGATGATGACATGAGGAGCCCTTTGATTCGCCATGATAGCAATGCTGAGAAGGAGAATAACGGAGAGCAGCTCGGAAGCGTAGGAATCGGTGGTGGCTGGCAGCTAGCATACAGGAAGGACGAGAATAACGCAGGAGGTCTTAAGAGGATCTACTTACACCAGGAGGGCGGTGCTGCTGCATCCAGGCGAGGTTCGGTTATTTCCATAGCGGGAACTGAGGGACCGGCTGATGGTGAATTAGTCCATGCTGCTGCCCTAGTGAGCCACTCTGTTCTCCGTGCTGATGACGTCACCAGTCATCAATCTATTGGCCTGGCAACGGACAAGAAACCGCAAGCTGCTGCTCAAGGTCCTACCTGGAGGGATCTTTTCGAACCAGGAGTCAAACATGCACTCTTTGTTGGTGTAGGACTTCAAATTCTTCAGCAGGTAAATTTTCAAGTTGATTTTCGTCTGCTGCATTTTAGTTGCTTCTTAAGTAATTTATCATTGAATTGCTCAATTATCCGATGACCATCAACATATTATCCCTGAAACTTCATAGTGTTGTTGATCCTACTGCTTTCCTCATCGATGATGCGCAGTTTTCTGGCATTAATGGAGTTCTCTACTACTCGCCACAAATTCTGGAACAAGCCGGTGTGGGAGTTCTCCTTTCGAATTTGGGCCTCACCTCAGAATCCGCCTCTCTTCTCATTAGCGGTCTAACTACATTGTTGATGCTTCCTAGCATCGGTATTGCAATGAGACTCATGGATGTTGCTGGCAGAAGGTAATCCCAAATTCGTGATCTCAACGTGTCTCCTGATAAACAGGCGTTCCATCATCTAAAAATACGTAAAACATTACTTTTGAGGATGTTAGGATTGATGTGCCTAATTCGTCGAAAATCTTCATGAGCTTATATTAAAGATCATCATCAACTACTCAATTAGGATGTAGACTTATACCTAACTTGTTAGGAACACATTCAATCCAAGACAGTGACATCGTCCAAACACTCGTGTTCATGTTCTGTGTTTGTTTCTCCCTGCAGGTGGCTCCTCCTCTCGACTCTGCCCGTGCTTCTAGTGACGCTGATTATGCTGGTTCTTGGAAACGTGCTCGATCTGGGGTCAGTGCCTCACGCTGTGATCTCAACAGTCAGTGTGATCGTCTACTTCTGCACCTTCGTGATGGGGTTCGGGCCGATCCCAAACATCCTATGCTCGGAGATCTTCCCCACCCGCGTCCGTGGGCTCTGCATCGCCATCTGCGCCCTCACATTCTGGATATGCGACATCATCGTCACCTACAGTCTTCCCATGATGCTCAACTCCATCGGCCTGGCTGGCGTCTTCTCCATCTACGCAGTCGTCTGCAGCATCGCGTGGGTGTTCGTGTACCTCAAAGTGCCGGAAACCAAAGGGATGCCGCTCGAAGTCATCACGGAGTTCTTCGCAGTGGGGGCGAAGCAAAATGCAGAGAGTGAAAACAACTGAAAGAGTGGTTGTTATGCTTTtggatttcatttttcattgtATGTTCAGTTTCTGCAGTTGTTACATTCTTTAGATACACAATTTACAAAGATTTTGGTATAAATTTGAGTTGTATTACCATTATATTTGAAATTGTTTTGGCTTGTCAAGTGAAGTTTGAATTACTGGATATTCTTTCATAAGTAAATAGGATTAGGACCAAAACGCGGTTGACTATTTTTTTACGGAAATGTTAAATACGACCAGAACATACGACTATTATTTATGACTAGAAGCTAAAACAGATCAAATTTTGGACCTTAGACTActtttttataaagaaaaattattCAATACGTTAATTAAATCAAACATTCTTGAAGAAAAATTCAAaccattaattaaatcaaacatTCTTGAAGGTACATTATGCAAGTGGTTAACTAGAAATATGTTACTACTACAGTTGAAAAAAGAGATTTAATGATCATTAATCACAGTTGAAAAAAATCTGAAAGatccaaaaatataaaatggtGATTAGCCAACCATGTAAGATTTTGAAGAGATGgcaaaccttttttttttttatttcgaacataaacaaaatttattaaaatgtgCACAAAAATATCTAAATATCTAATCACAAGTGTCTCCTGCCACTTTAAAATTTTGCACATTTAAATACAGAAGCAAATATAGAGTAAATCTTGAGAAAAATCCTACAAGCATGCTTGCCAACCTCACTTCTGCTGGGTGGGAGCCGGGCGCACGAACGAGAAATCATCTTCGTTCCTTGTTTCTTGTCCATTCAGAGCGAATTCCCTGTCATGCTCGTCATCAAGATGGTGGTCATCAATGTCGTGATCATGATCGTGATCCAAAGGATCATTAGACCGTATGATCAAGCTGGCCGTCGGTGGTGGAGGCGTGGATGGATCCTCGATATCAGATGCATCATGGTCTTCATAACCAAATCCCCGAGTCGAGTGACCAGTTGTCTTGAAACGCTGAAGCATCGCGCCCGTAGGGTGGAATGGTGACCCCATTGAAGATGTTGGGCTCGCGTTCCCACCTAAGGTTCGCGTAGGGGTGCTTCCTCCCCGCCCATGCTTCTTCTTCACCGCCATGTgccacttcttgagggccttcgACGTTTGCTCATCGAATATGGTTTTCTTCATGTTTGACCCCATCTAGATTTTGATAGTTTGGGACATTTTAGATAATTCTCCTTACATACATAATGCATAGAAATTTACCAAGTAAAAAATGTATCAAGATTACCTGAGCAATGAGGGCATATAGTGGAAGTGTAATGTAGCTGCACAAACATAGGACTCCCACCCTACAACATCAACACCAAATAGAAGTCATTAATCAAGAATGCTAGAAACCACGATAGGTAAAAACTAGCATCGAATATCACTTACCCTACACCAATCTTGATAATCACAAGTCCGAGATTCTCATGGATGCAAGAATCGATCCCAAACTCGTACTGCACatgaaatttttttctctaGTTAGTGATATTGTGTGTGGAAAGTTCAGTATTGACAATAAG is part of the Salvia splendens isolate huo1 chromosome 22, SspV2, whole genome shotgun sequence genome and encodes:
- the LOC121787040 gene encoding monosaccharide-sensing protein 2-like; this encodes MMRGAVFVAIAAAIGNFLQGWDNATIAGSVLYIKREFHLQTQPTIEGLIVATSLIGATVITTFSGPVADWLGRRPMLIISSVLYFLSGLVMFWAPNVYMLLLARLLDGFGIGLAVTLVPVYISETAPPEIRGFLNTLPQFTGSAGMFLSYCMVFSMSLKDLPSWRMMLGVLSIPSLFYFALSLFYLPESPRWLVSKGRMKEAKKVLQGLRGREDVSGEMALLLEGLDVGGDTAIEEYVISPDNDLAGHQDNEVEKDRIKLYGAEEGQSWIAKPIAGQSTLGMVSRQGSLTNRSLLMDPMVTLFGSVHEKVPEMGMGSMRSMLFSNFGSMFNVNPENQVKHEHWNDETLERDEENAGSDHSGNYSDDDMRSPLIRHDSNAEKENNGEQLGSVGIGGGWQLAYRKDENNAGGLKRIYLHQEGGAAASRRGSVISIAGTEGPADGELVHAAALVSHSVLRADDVTSHQSIGLATDKKPQAAAQGPTWRDLFEPGVKHALFVGVGLQILQQFSGINGVLYYSPQILEQAGVGVLLSNLGLTSESASLLISGLTTLLMLPSIGIAMRLMDVAGRRWLLLSTLPVLLVTLIMLVLGNVLDLGSVPHAVISTVSVIVYFCTFVMGFGPIPNILCSEIFPTRVRGLCIAICALTFWICDIIVTYSLPMMLNSIGLAGVFSIYAVVCSIAWVFVYLKVPETKGMPLEVITEFFAVGAKQNAESENN